A window from Candidatus Gracilibacteria bacterium encodes these proteins:
- the ribD gene encoding bifunctional diaminohydroxyphosphoribosylaminopyrimidine deaminase/5-amino-6-(5-phosphoribosylamino)uracil reductase RibD: MSNPAWQMRRALRLAEKGRGWVLPNPMVGAVILKGEERIGEGYHQKWGGPHAEIEALNSCTESPEGATLFVTLEPCCHHGKTPPCTEAIIKSGIKKVVVACKDPSKKVNGKGVLELEAAGITVEVGVLEEAARSLNEAFFTFHEKNRPFITLKMAISLDGKIAAKKGEESPITGEKTRRQVHILRKNHQAILVGAGTVLSDDPHLGVRLVEGNDPLRIILKGKRALPKTAKIFRDDNVLILENQNIEDLLDTLYEKGIVSILVEGGSEVFTAFLESKKVDRVEVFQAPLVLGEKALPFAALTEPLAFERLNTTQVGQDFWITMNLKGKR; encoded by the coding sequence ATGTCTAATCCCGCTTGGCAGATGCGAAGAGCCCTCAGGCTTGCCGAAAAAGGGCGAGGCTGGGTTTTACCGAACCCCATGGTGGGAGCCGTCATTCTCAAGGGTGAAGAACGGATCGGTGAAGGGTATCATCAAAAATGGGGCGGCCCTCACGCGGAAATTGAAGCCTTGAACAGTTGCACCGAATCACCCGAAGGCGCAACACTATTCGTAACGCTGGAGCCCTGCTGTCACCACGGAAAAACTCCTCCTTGCACGGAAGCCATCATCAAAAGTGGAATTAAAAAGGTGGTGGTGGCCTGCAAAGACCCCTCAAAGAAAGTGAATGGGAAAGGCGTGCTTGAACTTGAAGCCGCCGGAATCACGGTAGAGGTAGGCGTTTTGGAAGAGGCAGCTCGATCCCTCAATGAAGCGTTTTTTACTTTTCATGAAAAAAACCGCCCATTCATCACCCTAAAAATGGCCATCAGCTTGGATGGAAAAATCGCCGCCAAAAAAGGAGAAGAGTCCCCCATCACCGGGGAAAAAACCCGAAGACAAGTGCATATTCTAAGAAAGAACCATCAAGCCATTTTGGTGGGAGCGGGAACCGTGCTGAGCGATGACCCCCACTTGGGCGTTCGTTTGGTGGAAGGAAACGACCCACTGCGAATCATTTTAAAGGGAAAGCGCGCCCTCCCAAAAACTGCAAAGATTTTCCGCGATGACAATGTCCTCATTTTAGAGAATCAAAATATTGAGGATTTACTGGATACACTCTATGAAAAGGGAATCGTCTCGATTTTGGTGGAGGGAGGCAGTGAAGTGTTCACGGCTTTTTTGGAAAGCAAAAAGGTGGATAGAGTGGAAGTCTTCCAAGCTCCACTGGTGCTGGGTGAAAAGGCGCTCCCTTTTGCAGCACTCACAGAACCCTTGGCTTTTGAGAGGCTAAACACCACTCAAGTGGGTCAAGATTTTTGGATCACAATGAACTTGAAGGGCAAAAGATAA
- a CDS encoding bifunctional 3,4-dihydroxy-2-butanone-4-phosphate synthase/GTP cyclohydrolase II, with amino-acid sequence MWTPIEEAIDAFRKGKMLIVVDDEDRENEGDLVMAAEKVTPEDINFMMKEGRGLICVPITQEHAQRLDLFPMTGEEADISRCNFTISVDSKQGISTGISAKDRAKTIQSLVDPKSAASDFNRPGHIFPLLARHGGVLVRAGHTEAAIDLARLAGMASAGVICEIAKDDGEMARRDDLKLFAEKHGLAMITIKDLIAYRRLKEKLIQKEVETDLETEYGPFKIMVYSNSIDNSESLLLVKGSVEGKENVLVRAHSECMTGDVFHSLHCDCGKQLAAAMKMIADRGEGVILYMRQEGRGIGLVNKLKAYRLQKEGLDTVEANAELGFKADLRDYGIGAQMLKDAGLNTLELLTNNPQKIVGLEGHGLKVTKRIPLECESGPLSKKYLKTKKDKLGHLLKHV; translated from the coding sequence ATGTGGACCCCCATTGAAGAAGCCATCGATGCATTCCGAAAGGGTAAAATGCTCATTGTGGTGGATGATGAAGATCGTGAAAACGAGGGGGATTTAGTGATGGCCGCCGAAAAAGTGACCCCGGAAGACATCAACTTTATGATGAAAGAGGGCCGTGGGCTGATTTGTGTGCCGATCACGCAAGAACACGCGCAAAGACTCGACCTCTTTCCTATGACCGGAGAAGAAGCCGACATCAGTCGTTGCAACTTCACCATATCGGTGGATTCCAAACAAGGCATCAGCACGGGGATTTCAGCAAAAGATCGTGCGAAAACGATTCAATCCCTGGTGGACCCCAAAAGCGCGGCAAGTGATTTCAATCGACCGGGACATATTTTTCCACTGCTCGCTCGACACGGAGGAGTTTTGGTCCGAGCCGGTCACACGGAAGCAGCCATTGATTTGGCGCGGCTGGCCGGAATGGCTTCGGCGGGGGTGATTTGTGAAATTGCAAAAGACGATGGCGAAATGGCGAGGAGAGACGACCTAAAGCTTTTTGCAGAAAAACACGGCTTGGCCATGATCACCATAAAGGATCTCATCGCCTACCGACGACTCAAAGAAAAATTGATTCAAAAAGAAGTGGAGACCGATTTGGAAACGGAATACGGCCCCTTTAAGATCATGGTCTACAGCAATTCCATCGACAACAGTGAGAGTCTGCTTTTGGTCAAAGGAAGCGTTGAGGGTAAAGAAAATGTACTGGTGCGCGCTCACTCCGAATGCATGACAGGAGATGTTTTCCATTCTCTACACTGCGATTGTGGCAAACAACTTGCCGCCGCCATGAAAATGATCGCCGACCGTGGAGAGGGTGTGATTTTATACATGCGCCAAGAAGGCCGAGGGATTGGGCTGGTCAACAAACTCAAGGCCTACCGTTTACAAAAAGAAGGGCTCGACACCGTGGAAGCCAATGCAGAACTCGGTTTTAAGGCAGACTTGAGAGACTATGGAATTGGAGCCCAAATGCTCAAAGATGCGGGACTCAATACCTTGGAATTGCTCACCAACAATCCTCAAAAAATTGTGGGACTGGAAGGACACGGACTCAAAGTCACCAAAAGAATTCCGCTGGAATGCGAAAGCGGACCACTCTCCAAAAAATACCTCAAAACAAAAAAAGATAAACTGGGACACCTCCTTAAACATGTCTAA
- the tsf gene encoding translation elongation factor Ts, which translates to MSVSIDQIKKLRDRTGISMTACKSALEEANGDEEKAIEVLRKKGETKAAERADRATSNGVVAIVQEDNKAAMISLACETDFVAKNEDFIKKAQALAQKLLKEGENADLSNEIADLNIQLGEKIEVKERKVISGPKLDSYTHLNNRIGVLVSMSDGESELMKDIAMHIAAMNPKTLSPEDISADLVSKEKEIWQELLKQEGKPEQIWEKIMEGKEKKFREEFALLTQPFVKNPDQLIKDLIGSNTINEFWRFEV; encoded by the coding sequence ATGTCTGTTTCTATCGATCAAATCAAAAAATTGCGTGACCGAACCGGTATTTCCATGACCGCTTGCAAAAGCGCTCTCGAAGAAGCCAATGGTGATGAAGAAAAAGCCATAGAGGTACTGCGAAAAAAAGGAGAAACCAAGGCGGCGGAACGAGCCGACCGTGCCACTTCAAATGGAGTGGTGGCGATTGTGCAAGAAGACAATAAGGCAGCCATGATTTCCCTGGCCTGCGAAACCGACTTTGTGGCCAAGAACGAAGACTTCATTAAAAAAGCACAGGCCTTGGCTCAAAAGCTTCTTAAAGAAGGAGAAAATGCCGATTTGAGCAACGAAATTGCTGATCTCAACATTCAGCTTGGGGAAAAAATTGAAGTGAAAGAAAGAAAAGTGATAAGCGGTCCAAAACTGGATTCTTACACTCACCTCAACAATCGAATTGGAGTGCTCGTTTCCATGTCCGATGGTGAAAGCGAACTCATGAAAGACATTGCCATGCACATTGCCGCCATGAATCCAAAGACCCTTTCTCCGGAAGACATCAGCGCGGACTTGGTCAGCAAAGAAAAAGAAATTTGGCAGGAACTTCTCAAACAAGAAGGGAAACCTGAACAAATCTGGGAAAAGATTATGGAAGGAAAGGAAAAGAAATTCCGTGAAGAGTTTGCCTTGCTCACTCAACCTTTCGTGAAAAACCCGGACCAATTGATCAAAGATCTGATCGGATCCAACACCATCAATGAGTTCTGGCGTTTCGAGGTATAA
- the rpsB gene encoding 30S ribosomal protein S2, which translates to MSDQKTLMREMLANAVHFGHKTAKWNPKMAPYLFEKRNGVHIFDLNKTYQGLMSATEFLEAAASQGKTVLFVSTKPQSTVLIQQVAEKCGMPFVTSKWIPGLLTNFKTIRSRVKYLLTLKEQKETGEFEKYTKKEASQLNKEIEKLEKALGGVVSLEKLPDIVFVLDCVRDHIAVQEARKMKSTVVAVVDSNADPDGIAYVIPGNDDAIKSIRFLVDFVGNATFSGVQKLRK; encoded by the coding sequence ATGTCTGATCAAAAGACCCTCATGCGAGAGATGCTCGCAAATGCCGTACACTTTGGGCATAAAACAGCAAAGTGGAACCCTAAAATGGCACCTTACCTCTTTGAAAAAAGAAACGGTGTGCATATTTTTGACCTCAATAAGACCTACCAGGGTCTTATGTCCGCAACCGAATTCTTGGAAGCCGCAGCTTCTCAGGGGAAAACGGTGCTTTTTGTGAGCACCAAGCCTCAATCCACTGTTCTCATCCAACAGGTGGCGGAGAAGTGTGGAATGCCCTTTGTAACATCCAAATGGATTCCTGGACTGCTCACCAACTTCAAGACCATTCGATCTCGTGTGAAGTACCTTTTAACGCTCAAGGAGCAAAAGGAAACCGGTGAATTTGAAAAATACACCAAAAAAGAAGCGTCTCAACTCAACAAAGAGATTGAGAAACTCGAAAAAGCGCTGGGAGGAGTCGTTTCCTTGGAAAAACTCCCGGACATTGTGTTTGTACTCGACTGTGTTCGTGACCATATTGCCGTACAAGAAGCACGAAAAATGAAATCCACAGTGGTTGCTGTGGTGGATTCCAATGCGGATCCCGATGGAATCGCTTATGTGATTCCGGGGAATGACGATGCCATCAAATCCATCCGTTTCTTAGTGGACTTTGTTGGGAACGCAACCTTCAGCGGAGTGCAGAAGCTCAGAAAATAA
- a CDS encoding anti-sigma factor antagonist (This anti-anti-sigma factor, or anti-sigma factor antagonist, belongs to a family that includes characterized members SpoIIAA, RsbV, RsfA, and RsfB.) produces MDPKTQQLEETVEQAQAELSPAEVKLMPLDERPTEITIIIPTQAYFLSGIRDFVVNLTKNLTGFSTQWAFRFQAVVDELCNNAIEHGSAAGQRITVTLVSTKNKSLEVVVEDTGTGKERMTAEQLTALYQERRQVVNAQYLGFRGRGLPKIVGEWTDELIFENIPTGGLRVKVKKYLRKEEDAVLSSPAKSSEPITLKGFMTPVQITIEDLSGAPQGKVLKLIRISGQLDESNVDEEAKKIYKVIEENPQGLSLIFEFSGLEYMNSKSIGYLTDWYSKISTNGGKLVLAAPRENILDILQVVGLTQLVNAYASLDEAKAAVMQGDRG; encoded by the coding sequence ATGGATCCTAAGACTCAACAGCTCGAAGAAACCGTGGAACAGGCTCAGGCGGAACTTTCACCCGCAGAGGTGAAACTGATGCCCCTGGATGAGCGCCCCACGGAAATCACTATTATTATTCCGACTCAAGCCTATTTTCTTTCCGGAATTCGGGATTTTGTGGTGAATCTCACTAAAAACTTAACGGGTTTTTCCACCCAATGGGCTTTTCGCTTTCAAGCGGTTGTGGATGAGCTGTGCAACAATGCCATCGAGCATGGAAGCGCGGCCGGGCAACGGATCACCGTTACGCTCGTCAGCACAAAGAACAAATCTTTGGAAGTGGTGGTGGAAGACACCGGAACAGGTAAAGAAAGAATGACGGCGGAGCAGCTCACCGCTTTGTACCAAGAACGGAGACAAGTGGTGAATGCCCAATATCTCGGCTTCCGTGGCCGTGGACTGCCTAAAATTGTGGGGGAGTGGACGGATGAACTTATATTTGAAAATATTCCGACCGGGGGCTTGAGAGTTAAAGTAAAAAAATATTTACGAAAGGAAGAGGACGCGGTATTGTCTTCTCCGGCCAAAAGCTCCGAGCCTATTACCCTAAAATGATTTATGACTCCTGTACAAATCACCATCGAAGACCTTAGCGGCGCTCCTCAGGGTAAAGTGCTCAAGCTTATCCGCATCAGCGGTCAGTTGGACGAAAGCAATGTGGATGAAGAGGCAAAGAAGATCTATAAGGTTATTGAGGAAAATCCTCAGGGCCTCAGTTTGATTTTTGAATTCTCTGGTTTGGAGTACATGAACAGTAAATCCATTGGATATTTGACCGACTGGTACAGCAAAATTTCCACCAATGGAGGAAAGCTGGTTTTGGCAGCACCTCGAGAAAATATCCTCGATATCTTGCAAGTTGTCGGGCTCACTCAATTGGTGAATGCTTATGCTTCTCTTGACGAAGCGAAAGCGGCTGTGATGCAATGAGACCGTGGATAA
- a CDS encoding glycosyltransferase, with product MLMLLLTKRKRLGCNETVDKLKIAIVCDWLTVFAGAERVVLEMHQLFPNAVIFTSLYNKKAFPGLANAEVRESILRLIPFARHFHRLFLPWMPLVFERMDLSGFDLVISSSHSAAKGIVTKPETLHVCYCHSPMRYVWDQSHRYQNQFRSFSSLRFLTQPILHRIRLWDRVAADRVDRFISNSAYIAARIQKYYKRESTVIHPPVDLGTFSLGKEHGEAYLAVGRLIPYKRFDLVIDAAKKTGIRLQIVGEGPELAKLKRRAKGADIEFLGKISDSELRRVYQNAKALIFPQQEDFGIVPLESMACGTPVLAYKAGGALETVQEGVSGLFFEEQTSESLVKAIRKFEKKEWDPSTVAKSVQDFSSSRFRTELLHFLESAWKEYEAMLR from the coding sequence ATGCTTATGCTTCTCTTGACGAAGCGAAAGCGGCTGTGATGCAATGAGACCGTGGATAAATTGAAGATTGCAATTGTTTGTGATTGGCTCACGGTCTTTGCCGGTGCGGAGCGCGTGGTTTTGGAAATGCATCAGCTTTTCCCCAACGCCGTGATCTTTACCTCTCTGTACAATAAGAAGGCTTTTCCCGGCTTGGCGAATGCGGAGGTGCGGGAATCGATTTTGCGTTTGATTCCGTTTGCGCGCCACTTTCATCGCCTTTTCCTCCCGTGGATGCCTTTGGTTTTTGAGCGCATGGATTTGAGCGGGTTTGATTTGGTGATTTCTTCGAGCCATTCCGCGGCCAAGGGTATTGTCACCAAGCCCGAAACTTTGCATGTGTGCTACTGCCATTCTCCGATGCGTTATGTGTGGGATCAGTCTCATCGCTACCAAAATCAATTTCGATCTTTTTCGAGTCTCCGATTTTTAACTCAACCGATTTTACATCGCATTCGGTTGTGGGACAGGGTTGCGGCGGATCGGGTGGATCGCTTCATCAGCAATTCCGCATACATCGCGGCGCGCATTCAAAAATACTATAAGCGAGAGAGTACGGTGATTCACCCTCCGGTGGATTTGGGAACTTTTTCCCTTGGAAAGGAGCATGGAGAAGCTTACTTGGCGGTGGGCCGCCTGATTCCTTATAAGCGCTTTGATTTGGTGATTGATGCCGCGAAAAAAACGGGGATTCGTCTTCAGATTGTGGGAGAGGGGCCGGAGCTGGCGAAATTGAAACGGCGGGCCAAGGGTGCCGACATTGAGTTTCTTGGAAAAATTTCCGATAGTGAACTACGAAGGGTTTACCAAAACGCCAAGGCGCTTATTTTTCCGCAACAAGAAGATTTTGGAATTGTTCCGCTGGAATCCATGGCTTGTGGAACACCGGTGCTTGCCTACAAGGCCGGGGGAGCCTTGGAGACGGTTCAGGAAGGGGTTTCCGGACTCTTTTTTGAAGAACAGACTTCGGAATCCCTGGTTAAGGCTATTCGAAAGTTTGAGAAAAAGGAGTGGGATCCATCCACGGTTGCGAAGAGTGTTCAAGACTTTTCCTCTTCCCGTTTTCGCACGGAGCTCCTGCACTTTTTGGAGAGTGCTTGGAAAGAGTATGAAGCTATGTTAAGGTAG
- a CDS encoding glycosyltransferase, translating into MLRLAVDLRPLLEPFESGVTQYTKALVREFLKRPEDLSLDLFYQARQRKESIHALFPEVRHLPLSNTRFHLRCLLGFPPLPADFFEEKPDLIWIPDRRPFYRSSTPVVMTIHDRVPELFSNTLSFKSRLWHFLFPLKRLLTLCDGVLTPSLTVAQSLKLKIPKAVSYEGASLAAAGVKKLHKGPFFLMISPSDPRKRLEWCARAAVRFPKISFVVLGLKAGEARFAKLKIQARPNLFLLGEVSEEEKAWFLRHATALLALSRYEGFDLPVLEAVRAKCPVILSDISVHRELYKNACFVKTPEDLDLGLFRALQGNVPVPQPRGTYSWEKAAERSLLFFLRVLLNENRKRGGHRNRHDHPHDS; encoded by the coding sequence ATGCTTCGACTCGCCGTAGATCTTCGTCCGCTGCTTGAACCTTTTGAAAGCGGAGTGACCCAATACACCAAAGCCTTGGTTCGTGAGTTTTTGAAGCGGCCGGAGGATTTGAGTTTGGATCTTTTCTATCAAGCCCGCCAAAGAAAAGAATCCATTCATGCTCTTTTCCCAGAAGTTCGGCACCTGCCGCTTTCCAATACCCGTTTTCACTTGCGCTGCCTTTTGGGCTTTCCCCCATTGCCGGCGGATTTTTTTGAAGAGAAGCCGGATCTTATTTGGATTCCGGATCGGCGACCGTTTTACAGGTCTTCAACTCCGGTGGTCATGACGATTCATGATCGTGTGCCGGAGCTTTTTTCAAACACGCTCTCTTTTAAAAGCCGTTTGTGGCATTTTCTTTTCCCGTTGAAACGACTCCTCACTTTGTGCGATGGCGTTTTGACCCCTTCCCTTACGGTTGCTCAGTCGCTTAAGCTCAAAATCCCCAAAGCCGTTTCGTACGAGGGGGCTTCTTTGGCCGCGGCGGGGGTGAAAAAACTTCACAAGGGGCCTTTTTTTCTGATGATCAGTCCCTCGGATCCCCGCAAACGGCTTGAATGGTGTGCTCGAGCGGCGGTGCGCTTCCCAAAGATTTCTTTCGTTGTGTTGGGTTTGAAAGCAGGAGAGGCCCGTTTCGCAAAACTCAAGATTCAAGCGCGCCCCAATCTCTTTCTTTTGGGGGAGGTTAGTGAAGAAGAAAAGGCTTGGTTTTTACGCCACGCGACCGCGCTTTTGGCCTTGAGTCGTTATGAGGGCTTTGACCTCCCTGTGCTCGAAGCCGTTCGCGCCAAATGCCCTGTGATCCTGAGTGATATTTCCGTGCATCGGGAACTTTATAAAAACGCATGCTTCGTCAAAACCCCTGAAGATCTGGATCTCGGGCTCTTTAGAGCGCTGCAAGGAAATGTTCCCGTGCCGCAGCCGCGAGGGACTTATTCGTGGGAGAAGGCGGCGGAGCGCAGCTTACTTTTTTTTCTCCGCGTACTCCTTAACGAAAATCGAAAGCGTGGTGGCCACCGGAATCGCCATGATCATCCCCACGATTCCTAG
- a CDS encoding AI-2E family transporter — MADRLNKFIQSTTDNLKHLRKTLQQLKEERKESQKIELPVRSERTEKKEELLIHFSLLSVAKATIVIIALIALSQFLGDIAPILLTFFIAILFSAALTPTVNSLQKYKIPRAVSVLGIFLILLVILGFFVSQLIPLVATQLIELAKSLSSLINKVAAGEIDIPFGDRLEPMLQDLMEQVDRETLVNQLKASLEGFAGQLQVLAGDTFGVIKTIFNGIFNFVLVLILTFFLVVNGKNVNAFFISLFPSKHGAYIVGKIEAIQEKIGYWLRGQIILMFLMFTLSLIGLLILGIDNALTLAMMTGIAELLPVVGPIGAGIPAVLVGFNESPWLALWVLGLIIFLQQIEGNILVPAVMRKAVGLSPIIIILAMMIGLEKLGIVGMIMAIPVATTLSIFVKEYAEKKK; from the coding sequence ATGGCCGATCGCCTCAATAAATTCATCCAAAGCACCACGGACAATTTAAAGCATTTGAGGAAAACACTTCAACAGCTGAAGGAAGAGCGAAAAGAAAGCCAAAAAATCGAACTCCCCGTTCGTTCGGAAAGAACGGAAAAGAAGGAGGAACTGCTCATTCACTTTTCCTTACTCAGCGTCGCCAAAGCCACCATTGTGATCATCGCCTTGATTGCGCTCAGTCAATTTTTGGGAGACATCGCCCCTATTCTGCTCACTTTCTTTATTGCCATTTTGTTCTCCGCGGCCCTCACCCCAACCGTAAATTCTCTACAAAAATATAAAATCCCAAGGGCCGTCAGCGTGCTCGGAATTTTTCTGATTTTACTTGTAATCCTTGGGTTTTTCGTTTCTCAGCTCATACCGCTTGTGGCCACTCAGCTCATTGAATTGGCCAAAAGCTTATCCAGCTTGATCAACAAAGTCGCGGCCGGCGAAATCGATATTCCTTTTGGAGACCGATTGGAACCCATGTTGCAAGATTTAATGGAACAAGTGGATCGGGAGACCTTGGTGAATCAGCTCAAGGCTTCCTTGGAGGGCTTTGCCGGGCAACTGCAGGTGCTCGCCGGAGACACTTTTGGAGTTATTAAAACCATCTTCAACGGAATCTTCAACTTTGTATTGGTGCTCATTTTGACCTTCTTCTTGGTGGTGAATGGAAAAAATGTAAACGCCTTTTTCATCTCCCTTTTTCCCTCCAAACACGGGGCCTACATTGTGGGAAAAATCGAAGCTATTCAAGAAAAAATTGGATACTGGCTCCGCGGCCAAATCATTTTGATGTTCCTCATGTTTACACTCAGCCTCATTGGTCTGCTCATTTTGGGCATCGACAACGCCCTGACCCTGGCCATGATGACGGGAATTGCGGAACTTCTCCCCGTGGTGGGTCCGATTGGAGCGGGAATCCCTGCCGTTTTAGTGGGTTTCAACGAATCCCCTTGGCTGGCCCTTTGGGTCTTGGGACTCATTATTTTTCTACAACAAATTGAAGGCAACATTTTGGTGCCGGCCGTCATGCGAAAAGCCGTGGGACTCAGCCCCATCATCATCATTTTAGCCATGATGATCGGCTTGGAAAAACTAGGAATCGTGGGGATGATCATGGCGATTCCGGTGGCCACCACGCTTTCGATTTTCGTTAAGGAGTACGCGGAGAAAAAAAAGTAA
- a CDS encoding pilin: MPSLKKIFIGFLTVLALLIVPAGSALANNGLLPSPDGTYANCDPSSADWGEYWGDLFEQDPNTIKAELDTTTKAGIQAILGCALKSGEIQFWMVPYYVIFIIEFLIELMGLLVVGMIVVGAYFYVIGGVTEDKEKGKTIISYALGGFVLVLSSWIITNIILLALTSGYGRSPQ, encoded by the coding sequence ATGCCTTCGCTCAAAAAAATATTCATAGGATTCCTGACGGTACTCGCGCTTTTAATCGTGCCCGCCGGCTCCGCCCTTGCAAACAATGGGCTTTTACCATCACCCGATGGAACTTACGCAAACTGTGATCCAAGCTCCGCCGACTGGGGGGAGTACTGGGGAGATTTGTTTGAGCAAGATCCAAACACCATCAAAGCGGAACTAGATACGACCACAAAAGCCGGAATCCAAGCGATACTCGGCTGTGCGCTCAAATCCGGCGAAATTCAGTTTTGGATGGTGCCGTATTATGTGATCTTTATCATCGAGTTTTTGATTGAACTGATGGGGCTTTTGGTGGTGGGTATGATTGTGGTGGGCGCGTATTTTTATGTGATAGGAGGAGTGACGGAGGATAAAGAAAAGGGAAAAACCATCATCTCCTATGCCCTCGGTGGATTTGTTCTTGTTCTTTCTTCTTGGATCATCACCAACATTATTTTACTTGCTTTAACCAGTTGATATGGCCGATCGCCTCAATAA
- the der gene encoding ribosome biogenesis GTPase Der, with the protein MSAIIAIVGRPNVGKSTLFNRLVGRRRAIESDVPGTTRDRLYDTVDIEGYRVLLVDTGGIETKAGTDIEANVQEQSKTAIEGADMILFMVDVREELTGEDFHAATLLRKSKKPVVLVANKCDNPKFEELRFNLFELGFGEPIALTALHSFGIDELESRIGDELKAIGAEKGVPERSDEDRIHIAFLGRPNVGKSTLVNALFGKKMVVVSDVPGTTRDSTEIPFEYKDTAFTLIDTAGIRRRGKIERGIEQYSILRSMQSVSQADICVLLLDAVEGVTKQDCHISERVLEERKGLILVVNKIDLFKDKEREDREHMLVHELQHSMAYLPWAPVIFASGLERRNIFQILELAMQIAEERKRVIPEQDLRVWLNQALKKHPPKGSRGKARFAVLSVEQVDAIPPTFVFYCQWPEIMHFSYGRYLENELRAQFGLNGTSIRMIFRKPGERGSTLFEYLPGDLRRGIGASSRGSPCRSGFGGSKIYL; encoded by the coding sequence ATGTCTGCAATTATTGCTATCGTTGGCCGTCCAAATGTAGGTAAATCTACGCTTTTTAACCGACTCGTCGGAAGACGGCGGGCGATTGAATCGGATGTTCCCGGAACCACGCGTGATCGACTGTACGATACCGTGGACATTGAGGGCTACCGTGTTTTGTTGGTGGATACCGGTGGAATTGAGACCAAAGCCGGAACCGATATTGAGGCCAATGTGCAGGAACAATCCAAAACCGCCATCGAGGGTGCGGATATGATTTTGTTTATGGTGGATGTCCGAGAGGAGCTCACCGGTGAAGATTTTCATGCGGCAACGCTTCTTCGAAAATCCAAGAAGCCCGTTGTTTTGGTGGCAAACAAATGTGACAACCCTAAGTTTGAAGAGCTGCGATTCAATTTATTTGAACTTGGATTTGGGGAACCCATCGCCCTCACGGCGCTGCATTCTTTTGGAATCGATGAACTCGAAAGCCGCATTGGGGATGAACTTAAAGCGATCGGGGCTGAGAAAGGAGTGCCTGAGCGAAGCGATGAAGACCGTATTCACATTGCCTTTTTGGGCCGTCCCAATGTGGGCAAATCCACTTTGGTGAACGCACTTTTTGGTAAAAAAATGGTGGTGGTTTCCGATGTCCCTGGCACCACTCGAGATTCCACAGAAATTCCCTTTGAATACAAGGACACTGCCTTTACTCTCATTGATACCGCCGGGATTCGTCGACGGGGAAAGATTGAACGGGGTATTGAGCAGTACAGTATTTTGAGGTCCATGCAATCGGTTTCGCAAGCGGACATTTGTGTGCTGCTTTTGGATGCGGTGGAAGGGGTCACCAAACAGGACTGCCATATTAGTGAGCGGGTTCTTGAAGAGCGAAAGGGCTTGATCTTGGTGGTGAATAAAATCGATCTCTTTAAAGATAAAGAACGAGAAGATCGGGAACACATGCTGGTCCACGAACTTCAACACTCCATGGCGTATTTGCCGTGGGCTCCGGTTATTTTTGCTTCGGGGCTTGAACGAAGAAATATTTTTCAAATCCTTGAGTTGGCCATGCAAATCGCGGAAGAACGAAAACGGGTGATTCCGGAACAGGATCTTCGTGTTTGGCTCAATCAAGCGCTCAAAAAACATCCGCCCAAAGGATCCCGAGGGAAGGCTCGCTTTGCGGTGCTTTCCGTGGAACAAGTGGATGCCATTCCTCCCACCTTTGTCTTTTACTGCCAATGGCCTGAGATCATGCACTTTTCTTACGGTCGTTATTTGGAAAATGAACTGCGTGCGCAGTTTGGCCTCAATGGAACCAGCATACGAATGATCTTTAGAAAGCCTGGAGAGCGCTGATCCACTCTTTTCGAATATCTTCCCGGCGATCTTCGTCGTGGAATTTGAGCATCGTCTCGCTGATCACCGTGCCGCTCCGGTTTTTGAGGGAGTAAAATTTATCTTTAG